The following are from one region of the Rhinoraja longicauda isolate Sanriku21f chromosome 11, sRhiLon1.1, whole genome shotgun sequence genome:
- the LOC144597785 gene encoding retinoid isomerohydrolase-like isoform X2 — protein sequence MTEKRIVITEFGTFGYPDPCKNIFSRFFSYFQGVEITDNALVNVYPIGEDFYACTETNFVTKVNPETLETIQKVDLCNYCTINGATAHPHIEGDGTVYNIGNCFGKRFAFAYNIIKIPPLQPDRQDPLKKTEVVAQFPCSDRFKPSYVHSFGLCENYIVFVEQPVKINLLKFLSSWSVRSATYMDCFESNDSMGTWFHVANKKTGEYHKVNYRTSAFNIFHHINTFEDNGFLTVDVCSWKGFEFIYNYLWLANLRENWEEVKLNARKAPQPEVRRYVLPLDINQVEHGKNLISLNTTTATATVRQDGTVWLEPEVLFSGPRQAFEFPQINYKKFNGKDYTFAYGLGLNHFVPDKIYKLNVKTKEHWIWQEPDTYPSEPIFVQHPDALDEDDGVLLTSVVSPGSGQRPAFLLILDAKDLSEIARAEVETNIPVTFHGMYRP from the exons GTTTTTCTCCTATTTCCAAGGAGTAGAAATTACTGATAATGCTTTGGTAAATGTGTATCCAATTGGAGAAGATTTCTATGCCTGCACTGAAACAAACTTTGTAACTAAAGTCAACCCAGAGACACTGGAAACAATACAAAAG GTGGACCTTTGCAACTACTGTACAATTAATGGTGCAACAGCCCACCCCCACATTGAAGGTGATGGAACCGTCTACAACATTGGCAATTGCTTTGGAAAAAGATTTGCATTTGCGTACAACATTATTAAAATACCTCCGCTGCAGCCAG ATAGACAAGATCCCTTGAAAAAAACAGAGGTGGTTGCCCAGTTTCCATGCAGTGACAGGTTCAAGCCTTCCTATGTGCACAG ttttggtttgtGTGAAAACTACATTGTATTTGTGGAACAACCAGTCAAAATTAACCTGTTGAAGTTTCTCTCATCATGGAGCGTACGAAGTGCTACCTACATGGACTGTTTTGAATCGAATGATTCGATGGGT ACATGGTTCCACGTTGCAAACAAGAAGACTGGTGAATACCATAAAGTCAATTACAGGACTTCAGCATTTAATATTTTTCATCATATTAATACTTTTGAAGACAATGGCTTTCTTACTGTCGATGTATGCTCCTGGAAAGG ATTTGAGTTTATCTATAATTACCTGTGGCTCGCTAACTTACGTGAAAACTGGGAAGAAGTTAAGTTGAATGCTAGGAAAGCACCTCAGCCAGAAGTCAGGAGATATGTTCTACCATTGGACATAAACCAG GTAGAACATGGAAAAAATTTAATCTCCCTcaacacaacaactgccactgctacAGTTCGACAAGATGGGACAGTTTGGCTGGAACCGGAAGTACTTTTCTCAGGGCCTCGGCAAG CTTTTGAATTTCCTCAGATTAACTATAAGAAGTTTAATGGAAAGGATTACACATTTGCTTATGGACTGGGACTGAACCATTTTGTGCCAGATAAG ATAtacaaattaaatgtaaaaacCAAGGAGCACTGGATATGGCAAGAACCAGATACATATCCATCAGAACCCATCTTTGTTCAACATCCAGATGCACTGGATGAAGATGATG GAGTGTTACTGACATCAGTTGTAAGCCCAGGTTCAGGACAAAGACCTGCCTTTCTTCTAATTCTGGATGCTAAGGATCTCAGTGAAATAGCAAGGGCAGAGGTGGAGACCAACATCCCCGTTACCTTCCATGGAATGTACAGACCTTGA